The DNA window GATCGGCCGCGCTCAACGCATCCCTGGCCATCGTGCGCGCATTCGGCAGCGCATTGCCGGTACCCGAGTCGCCGTTGCAGTAGGCGGCCAGCGTCTGTGGCAGCCGGAAAGGCCCGACGACCTGGCCCTGCAGGTCGACGAGGCCATGCGTGACCTCGGTGAAGTATTCGCGCACGCTTCCCGTGGGAACCACGCCGTCGGAAAAGAACAACTGGTCGAGGTCGCTCGCCGTCCGGGCCATCGGCTGATCGCTGAAATCGACCAGCACCACGATGACCCGCACGGTGCCGTGCAGCGGCGCCCTGTCGAGCGCCTGGTTCCGGATGACGCTGGGCGACGTGCCCAGCGGGAATTCGCTGGGAGGAATGATCATCCCGTCGTTGAAGCCTTCCGCCCTGGGTTCGGTCGCGCGCAGGCGCAGGCCGCTGCGGCTCGTGAACTGACTGCTCAGCGCTGCGATTTCCTTGCGCAGCCGCTCATTGAGTTCCGGTGACGGAGCAACCATGCAGCGGTCCGGATCGGGCGCCCGCTGGGCAGCCGCATAGACACGGGAAACATTGGCATAGACATCGTGGTTATTACACATGGCAGTTCCAATCATGGATTGCGCTGAACAGTACTGCGCAACAAGATCATATGGCTGCGGAAATCGCATTGGCTGGCCGCGCAACGCCGGTGCACCGACCCGCAGACTGTTCCCAGGAAAACAGCTTTGGCTTCACACCTCCCCCTTGCATCAGGCATGTCGCTTGTTCAATGCTGCGCTTGCGAACAGGGGACGTCTGTCGTCATTTGTCGGGCAGTTGTAATCGAATGTCGGGGCAGGTCCTGAAAACAGAAAAGCCCGCATCGGCGGGCTTTTCTGTACGTTGGTCACATGGCGCGGTGCTACTTTTCAGGGGTCAGGTGCCCCAAGCCGTAGCCGAGATGCTGCCACCAGTGTTCGCGCGAGCGCACGGTCAGCAGGCACATCTTGTCGACCTCTTCCTTGAACACGCGGTCCTGGCATTGCTTCGTCATCAACGCGTGGCGCTGGTTCTCGGCATTGACGAGCGACGCCGCCAGCCAGCACACGAGGATGGCCAGCAATACCACCAGGCTCCACGCAAGGTGGTTGACGTTGCTGGCGTTGAAGAGCCGCCGTTCGTCGGGTTCCAGCGCGTCGAACGCTTCCATGATGCCTTTTTCGCGATCGGTCATGACGATACTCCTGCTTCCTTGCGGTGACGTTTATTGTTACTTCTTCTCGGCCGCAGCCTTGGCGACCAGTTGATCCAGCACGGCCATCGTCTGGCGGCCGGCCTGCGTTTCCGACGTGCCCGGGGCACCGGCGATCGAGGGCGACGTCATGTAGCGGCCATCCACGACCAGCGTGGGCGCAGAGCTGACCTGATACTTCGCGACCGTGCCGGCCAGTTGCTTCATCTTAGTCTGCACGCTGAAGGAATTAAAGAGCTGTTCGTAGCGTGTCTTGTCGATGCCGTTCTTGACGAGGAACTGCTTCATTTCCTCATCGCTGCGGTAGATGCGCTGGCGCTCGCCATGAATGGCGCGCAGGATCTTGCCGTGCACGGCCTCGGTCTGGCCCATCGCCTCGAGCGTCACGTAGGCATGCGCCAGCGGATCGGTCGGGCTCTGCGCGAAGTGCATCCGCTTGAACACGATGCGGTCGCCCTGCTTCTTGACCCATTCTTCCAGCAGCGGATCGAGCGAGTAGCAGTGCGGGCACGTGTACATGAAGAATTCGATGACCTCGACCTTCTTGCCCGGCGCGGTCGCGGGAACCGGCGTGCTCAGGGTCGTGTACCCCGGCCCGGCGGCGTGGGACGTACCCGCAAACGTGGCGGACAACGCCAGCGTGGCGGTGGCGGCAAGCATGAAGCGGCGCATTGGACGCATGTATCTTCCTTCCTGGTTGATTCGCATGAGATGACAAACGCCGCGAGATTACCATTTTTTGCGCCAGCGTAAGTAACGTAGTGCGAGCGCAGTATGGGCGCATCGTGAAATTAAGCTCCTTTTAAGAGGACAAAAGCGTTGCCGGACATGCATGGGTCTCGCTATAGTGGCCCCATCGTCCCCGCACAAGGATCAGCATGCGCGTCCCGCATTCCCTCATCGTGGCCGCGGCGGCGGCCGTGGTCGCGCTGGTCCAGCCGGCGCTGCTGGCCCAGGGCAGCCCGCCCGCCGCCCGCCAGGAGATTCCGTTCGCGCCGCCGCACGCCGCGGCCGTGGCCACGCCCAGTGCCGCCACGGCGTGGGGCGGCCCGCGCACGGGTACGGAGCCGACGTTGTCCAACCGGGTGGCGAACTACCGGATCGAGGCAAGGCTCGACCCGGTCCGCCACACCATCGAAGGCCGGCAACAGCTCACCTGGCGCAACCGCAGCGACCGCGCCGTGCATAGCGTCTACCTGCACCTGTACCTGAACGCGTTCCGCAACGGCGACAGCACCTTCATGACGGAGCTGCGCGCGCAGGGCCTGACCGACGGCATGGGCGAAGGCGAATGGGGTTACATCGACCTGCGCCACGTGCGCCAGGGCGCCACGGACGTGCCATGGACATTCGTGCAACCGGATGGCGGACCGCACACCGACCGCACGGTGGTGCGCCTGGACCTGCCGCAAAGCGTGGCGCCCGGCGCCAGCACCACGCTCGACATCGCCTTCTTCGACCAGTTGCCGCGCGTGACGGCGCGCACCGGCCACTTCGGCACGTTCCACCTGGTGGCGCAATGGTTCCCGAAGATCGGCGTGCTGGAACTGCCGGGCGAACGCGGTGCCACGGCGCCGCGCTGGAACGTGCACGAGTACCACACCGATTCCGAGTACTACGCCGATTTCGGCCATTACGACGTGAAGCTGACGGTGCCGAAGGGGTATACGGTGGGCGCCACGGGCGCGCTGCAGGGCAAGCCGGTGGAAAGCGGCGGCCATGTGACCCATCACTACGCGCAGGGCGACGTGCACGACTTCGCATGGACTGCGGACAACCGCACGGCGCCACCGCTGCGCGCCACGTGGACCGCGCCCGGCGGCAAACCCGTCGACATCACCGTGCTGTACCCGCCCGACTATGCGTCGAACGCGGCACCGGCGCTGGAGATGACAAAGAAATCGCTGGACTATTTCGCGGGCAAGCTGGGGCCCTACCCTTACGACACGCTCACCGTCGTGATCGCGCCGTTCAATGCCGCCCACGCGGGCAGCATGGAATACCCCACGTTCTTCACCACCGACAGCGTGCGCGATGTGTCGCCCGGCACGCGCGATCGCTACGACCTCGACTTCGTCACCGTGCATGAATTTGCGCACATGTACTTCCACGGTATTGTGGCCAGCAACGAGTTCGAGGAACCGATGCTCGACGAAGGCGTGAACGAATACTGGAACGTGCGCATGCTGGGCCAGCGGCCGGCATCGCTGCCCGTGCTGGCATCGCTGCTGAAGGGCGGCGGCGCTTTCGCGTTCGGCGGGTTTCCCGGCGAGCGCTTCGATGCGCCGCGCGAGGAACCGGCGGACCCCATTGGCGCCAACGCCTACGACCGGCTCGAAGGCGTGGGCCCTGCCTACTCGCGCACGGCCGTGATGCTGCACGACCTGCAGGCGCAGCTGGGCACGGAAGTGATGGACCGCGCGTTCAGGGAGTACTACCGGCGCTGGCAATTCCGCCACCCGAGCGCGGCGGACCTGCGTGAAACGATCGCCGAGG is part of the Pseudoduganella lutea genome and encodes:
- a CDS encoding thiol:disulfide interchange protein DsbA/DsbL → MRPMRRFMLAATATLALSATFAGTSHAAGPGYTTLSTPVPATAPGKKVEVIEFFMYTCPHCYSLDPLLEEWVKKQGDRIVFKRMHFAQSPTDPLAHAYVTLEAMGQTEAVHGKILRAIHGERQRIYRSDEEMKQFLVKNGIDKTRYEQLFNSFSVQTKMKQLAGTVAKYQVSSAPTLVVDGRYMTSPSIAGAPGTSETQAGRQTMAVLDQLVAKAAAEKK
- a CDS encoding M1 family metallopeptidase, whose translation is MRVPHSLIVAAAAAVVALVQPALLAQGSPPAARQEIPFAPPHAAAVATPSAATAWGGPRTGTEPTLSNRVANYRIEARLDPVRHTIEGRQQLTWRNRSDRAVHSVYLHLYLNAFRNGDSTFMTELRAQGLTDGMGEGEWGYIDLRHVRQGATDVPWTFVQPDGGPHTDRTVVRLDLPQSVAPGASTTLDIAFFDQLPRVTARTGHFGTFHLVAQWFPKIGVLELPGERGATAPRWNVHEYHTDSEYYADFGHYDVKLTVPKGYTVGATGALQGKPVESGGHVTHHYAQGDVHDFAWTADNRTAPPLRATWTAPGGKPVDITVLYPPDYASNAAPALEMTKKSLDYFAGKLGPYPYDTLTVVIAPFNAAHAGSMEYPTFFTTDSVRDVSPGTRDRYDLDFVTVHEFAHMYFHGIVASNEFEEPMLDEGVNEYWNVRMLGQRPASLPVLASLLKGGGAFAFGGFPGERFDAPREEPADPIGANAYDRLEGVGPAYSRTAVMLHDLQAQLGTEVMDRAFREYYRRWQFRHPSAADLRETIAEVSGQRALVERVFAQQVYAVQKVDDRIASLTSEEVAPQPGLAARGGKLVEVTPAMLATAPSTPPRYRTTVVVRRRGAAVPQVLVVKFADGGRETVRWNGDAPWRRFEWVKGVPAVAAELDPERRHLLDTNKLDDTRTLEADAQATRRWTMDFAAVFQALLALVAAI